From a region of the Leptospira kmetyi serovar Malaysia str. Bejo-Iso9 genome:
- the glmM gene encoding phosphoglucosamine mutase → MNTKNPVFNHPDLMVSVSGIRGIIPTGLSPEVIFDALRAFGTWIEGSKIVIGRDSRPSGPYIENIALGLMQAMGKDVLQLGIVPTPTVKAVVNLSKAGGGIMISASHNPIIWNAFKFVGPGGFFTGAADLEQILDTVRNQSYRPIQYKPVSKIVSGKEWCEKHIESVLKRVNVNAIRKKKYKVLVDAVNGAGSTLVPELLERLGCKPILLHCSPDGTFPRPPEPTPEALKQTSRKMKSSGADIGFALDPDADRLVVLTPKKGAISEEYTLPLSFLSLSLEKTPKKANMVVNLSTSFINEFVAGKYGVPVSRSKVGEANVVSEMLRQKSIFGGEGNGGVIDPTIASFGRDSLSGIAHILNVMAATGKKIDSILEELPAIHMQKTSFKIAGKNLQDIYSKFRGEFSSYSEETLDGLRLASEDSWIHIRPSNTEPIIRVIGEARTKKDLNSLLDRAGRLMENA, encoded by the coding sequence ATGAATACAAAAAACCCCGTATTCAATCATCCTGACTTGATGGTTTCGGTATCCGGGATTCGAGGAATTATTCCTACAGGACTTTCTCCTGAAGTTATTTTTGACGCTCTGCGTGCATTCGGCACCTGGATCGAAGGATCCAAAATCGTAATCGGACGAGATTCTCGTCCATCCGGTCCTTATATAGAAAACATCGCCCTCGGTTTGATGCAGGCGATGGGAAAAGACGTTTTACAACTCGGAATCGTTCCGACCCCTACGGTCAAAGCCGTGGTCAATCTTTCCAAAGCGGGGGGCGGAATTATGATCAGCGCCTCGCACAACCCGATCATCTGGAACGCATTCAAATTTGTCGGCCCCGGCGGATTCTTTACCGGAGCGGCGGATTTGGAACAAATTCTGGATACGGTTCGAAATCAATCTTATCGGCCCATTCAATACAAACCCGTTTCCAAGATCGTTTCCGGGAAAGAATGGTGTGAAAAACACATCGAGTCCGTTCTCAAACGAGTGAACGTAAACGCAATTCGAAAGAAAAAATACAAGGTGCTCGTGGACGCGGTCAACGGAGCCGGAAGCACGTTAGTTCCCGAGCTTTTGGAAAGACTCGGTTGTAAGCCGATTTTACTCCATTGTAGTCCCGACGGAACGTTTCCAAGACCGCCCGAACCGACTCCGGAAGCGCTCAAACAAACCTCACGCAAAATGAAATCATCCGGCGCGGATATCGGATTCGCTTTGGATCCGGACGCGGACCGACTTGTGGTTCTTACTCCGAAGAAGGGCGCGATTTCGGAAGAATATACTCTTCCTCTCAGTTTTCTTTCTTTGAGCCTGGAAAAAACGCCTAAAAAGGCCAATATGGTCGTAAATCTTTCCACGAGTTTTATCAACGAGTTCGTGGCCGGAAAATACGGGGTTCCCGTTTCCCGTTCCAAAGTCGGAGAAGCGAATGTGGTTTCCGAAATGCTCCGACAAAAATCCATCTTCGGCGGAGAAGGAAACGGCGGCGTAATCGATCCTACGATCGCTTCTTTTGGAAGAGATTCTCTTTCGGGAATCGCGCATATCCTAAACGTGATGGCCGCAACCGGAAAGAAGATCGATTCGATCCTCGAAGAACTTCCGGCGATCCACATGCAGAAAACGAGCTTTAAAATCGCCGGAAAAAATCTCCAAGATATCTACTCAAAGTTTCGGGGAGAATTTTCTTCCTATTCCGAGGAGACTTTAGACGGTCTTAGACTGGCTTCCGAAGATTCTTGGATTCACATTCGTCCTTCTAACACGGAACCCATCATTCGAGTCATAGGTGAGGCGAGGACTAAAAAAGACCTCAATTCTCTGCTGGACCGCGCGGGAAGGCTTATGGAGAATGCCTGA
- the rpsT gene encoding 30S ribosomal protein S20, with translation MANIKSSEKDIRRTKRRNAANSQNRSRLRTQAKKVLKAIKEKDQKAASALFVEYTSLLDKAAKTNLIHSKNADRKKSRMAKRLNAVSAA, from the coding sequence TTGGCTAATATCAAGTCTTCAGAAAAGGACATTCGAAGAACAAAACGCAGAAATGCGGCCAATTCTCAGAATAGATCCAGGCTCAGAACTCAAGCTAAAAAAGTTCTGAAAGCCATCAAAGAAAAAGACCAAAAAGCGGCGTCTGCTCTCTTTGTAGAGTACACCTCTCTTTTGGACAAAGCTGCTAAAACAAACCTGATCCATTCTAAAAACGCTGATAGAAAAAAAAGTAGAATGGCAAAACGCCTCAACGCGGTATCCGCAGCCTAA